The Chloroflexi bacterium ADurb.Bin180 region TCGTTTGGGAAGCCGGTCGGCCACTGCGCCAGCCGGAATCATGAGAAACAGTGTGGGCAGACTCCCAAAGAACTGCACCGCTCCCAGCGCCAGTTCCGACTTGGTCAACTCGTAGACGACCCACCCCTGGGCTACCGATTGAGCCCAGGTGCCTATCACAGAGAGGGTCTGCCCGACAAACCAGAGACGAAAGTTGCGATGGCGCAGAGCCGCGAAGGTAGCGGGCCAGCTCCGCGGCAGACCCGATGCCCTGCCTCTTGTGCGAGCGGGGCGGACATTGCGACTCGACTGAATCAAGAGCGGGTTGCTCCGTGGAACATTCACCTGATACGTGACTCTCCGGTCTCGTTCCGGAGCAGCCACGCACTTGACAGTATAGCCAGGCCACCTGGTCTGTCAATCAGTCTACGTCAGCTTTGGAGGCATCCTGCCCGAGGCATATAATCGTGGCATTCACCGGAGGAAAGAATGCTCTTCTTGCGTGATGCGGCCGGGTTCATTCTCCGCAACCTATTTGAGGTCACCGTCGTGAGCGTGGCCTGGCTGGTGCTCCAGTTGCCCATACTCACTGGCCCGGGAGCAACCGTTGCCGTGTACCAATTCGCGCGCCAGGCAGTACTGCAGGACGAGGCCAGGCTGTCGGATTTCTGGCGGGGGCTCAGGCTCTACCTGTTCCGGGGCTGGTTGATCGTCGCTCCCCTCGCACTGGTCCTGCTCATTCTGGGCTACGATATCCTCTTCTTCCTCTCCGGAGACAGTCCACTGGCCCGAGTCTGGGCCAGTGTACCGATAGCCATACTGTCAGCTCTCCTCGTCACGCAGAGCTATGTGCTGGTGCTGTACGTGCAGGATAACAGAGGTGTCTGGGCCACCATTCGCCGTGCCTATCTGCTGGCAATGTCCAACCTGCTCTTTACCATGACCCTGCTGCTGGTGACGCTCTTGTACTTTCTGGGGTTGTATGTCACGCGGATTGGCCTGGCGTTGCTGTTCGTGGGGCCGGTGGCGCTGCTGCAGACAAAAGCAGCTCAACTGCTGCTTAACAGAAAAGGTATCGAGTTCTAGCTACAGCCCACCGGCGCTACACCTTTGACAGAGCAGCATCCAGGGCTATGCGCAGGTCCTCCTCTTCCCACGGCAGAACGGTGCGCAGGTCCAACATCAGGCGGTCATCCTCGATCCGGCTCAGCACCGCGATGGCACCGCGGCGCAGTCGCTCCGCCAGTTGGCTTGCAGAGTCAGTCTGAATGCTGACCAACCGTGTGGGCAGAGTCTCGCCCGGGAGGGTGCCGCCGCCGACCGCAGAGACGCCCTCTACTAGCTCCGCCTTCACTCCCCGTGCTTTCAGCCAGGTCAACAATGCCTCAGCCCGCACGCCGATCTGCACCGGTTGCAGCGCCATCATCTGCCAGACAGGCACGTCCCTGAGCGCCTGGCCTTGCAGATAGTGCAGCAGCGTTGCCTGCAGCCCGGCCAGGACGGTCTTGCTCACTCGCAGTGCCCGGGTGAGAGGATGCTTCTTCAGCTCGGCGACCAGCCGCTCATCGCCCAGAATGATCCCGGCCTGCGGTCCGCCTAGCAGCTTGTCGCCGCTGATACACACCAGGTCCGCGCCGCTGGCCAGTGCCTCCTGTGTCGTCGGCTCGTGAGTCAGGCCAAACTGCGCCGTGTCCAGCAGTGCGCCGCTGCCCAGGTCGTCTATCGCCAGCAGAGAGCGGGCGTGAGCCACCTCGACTAGGTCGCTGAGCGGCGTCTCGTGCACAAAGCCAGTCACCCGGAAGTTGCTGCTGTGCACATGAAGGAGCATCGCTGTGTCAGGCGTGATGGCCGACTCATAATCTCGCCGATAGGTGCGGTTTGTCGTGCCCACCTCGATCAGCCGTGCTCCGCTCTGGGCCATGACCTCCGGGATACGGAAGCCGCCGCCGATTTCCACCAGTTGACCGCGTGAGATCACCACCTCACGACCCCTGGCAAAGGCAGTGAGCACGAGCAGGACCGCCGCCGCGTCGTTGTTGACCACCAGAGCCGCCCTCGCTCCGGTCAGGCGGCAAAGCAGCGCTTCGGCATGGACGTAGCGAGAGCCTCTCTCGCCCTCATCGAGGTCGTACTCCAGGTTGCTATAGGCGCTGGTCTGCCTCATGGCCTCCAGCGCGGCCTGGCT contains the following coding sequences:
- the selA gene encoding L-seryl-tRNA(Sec) selenium transferase; the protein is MNTKGAGSTKPTDRTAKRSELRRLPSVDKLLGEPAVQNLVLAHSHSLVVGVVQDALARARELVSDGQPCPELATLSAQVGELVNRAVRPSLCPVINATGVIIHTNLGRSPLSQAALEAMRQTSAYSNLEYDLDEGERGSRYVHAEALLCRLTGARAALVVNNDAAAVLLVLTAFARGREVVISRGQLVEIGGGFRIPEVMAQSGARLIEVGTTNRTYRRDYESAITPDTAMLLHVHSSNFRVTGFVHETPLSDLVEVAHARSLLAIDDLGSGALLDTAQFGLTHEPTTQEALASGADLVCISGDKLLGGPQAGIILGDERLVAELKKHPLTRALRVSKTVLAGLQATLLHYLQGQALRDVPVWQMMALQPVQIGVRAEALLTWLKARGVKAELVEGVSAVGGGTLPGETLPTRLVSIQTDSASQLAERLRRGAIAVLSRIEDDRLMLDLRTVLPWEEEDLRIALDAALSKV